The following are encoded together in the Thermococcus sibiricus MM 739 genome:
- a CDS encoding phospholipase D-like domain-containing protein, translating to MNDKIAPNIIDNSSNRELIRVLKKSKEAKFAIGYFFLSGLSPFKNNFS from the coding sequence ATGAATGATAAAATTGCACCAAACATAATAGATAATAGCTCAAATAGGGAATTAATCAGAGTATTGAAAAAATCAAAAGAAGCTAAATTTGCTATAGGATATTTCTTCCTGAGCGGACTTTCTCCTTTTAAAAATAATTTTTCATAA
- the corA gene encoding magnesium/cobalt transporter CorA — translation MTRSKRGRRTKPYSSTDKAGLPPGSMIFIGEQKMESARIDVIDFNETELNELHNVAIGRCVEMARTPDTVTWINVTGLHDINLIKKLGEPLGLHPLTLEDIVNTAQRPKIEEFPGYVYMVLKMIHYDLATNQIEMEHVSLIIGESYVVSFQEKEGDVFDPVRERIRASKGRIRSMKADYLAYALMDAVVDNYFLVVEHIGDQIEDLEDRVLADPNPTILQELHRLKRDLLTIRKAVWPLREEIGALIKSESALIRAETKVYLRDLYDHIIQIIDMVETFRDILGGIHDLYLSNISIRMNEIMKVLTIIATIFIPLTFIVGVYGMNFEYMPELNWRWGYFSVWGVMIVIAIGMVIYFRKKKWL, via the coding sequence ATGACAAGATCTAAGAGAGGCAGGCGAACAAAACCTTATAGCAGCACGGATAAAGCAGGCCTACCCCCCGGGTCCATGATCTTCATCGGCGAACAAAAAATGGAATCTGCCCGTATTGATGTTATCGACTTTAACGAAACCGAATTGAACGAACTGCACAATGTTGCTATAGGCCGATGCGTGGAAATGGCTAGAACCCCCGACACTGTAACGTGGATTAACGTAACTGGTCTTCACGACATTAATTTAATCAAGAAGTTGGGTGAGCCCCTCGGTCTACATCCACTGACCCTGGAGGACATTGTCAATACCGCTCAGCGGCCAAAAATCGAGGAGTTTCCGGGCTATGTTTACATGGTGCTTAAGATGATACACTACGATCTTGCCACGAACCAGATAGAAATGGAGCATGTAAGTCTAATCATTGGTGAAAGCTATGTCGTATCCTTTCAGGAAAAGGAAGGGGATGTGTTTGATCCAGTGCGGGAGAGAATTAGGGCTTCAAAAGGCCGCATCCGCTCCATGAAGGCCGATTATCTCGCCTATGCGCTTATGGATGCTGTTGTAGATAATTATTTTTTAGTTGTTGAGCACATCGGCGACCAAATCGAAGACCTTGAAGATCGGGTCCTCGCTGACCCGAATCCCACCATTCTCCAAGAGTTGCACCGGCTCAAAAGAGACCTCTTGACTATTCGTAAAGCTGTCTGGCCTTTGCGTGAGGAAATTGGAGCTCTAATAAAGAGCGAATCTGCGTTGATCCGTGCAGAAACGAAGGTGTATTTACGCGATCTTTACGATCACATCATCCAGATCATCGACATGGTGGAGACTTTTAGGGACATTCTAGGTGGTATACATGATCTCTATCTGTCGAATATCAGCATCCGCATGAACGAAATCATGAAAGTCCTCACTATCATTGCCACCATCTTCATTCCGCTGACATTTATTGTCGGTGTGTACGGCATGAACTTCGAATACATGCCTGAGCTTAATTGGAGGTGGGGCTATTTTTCCGTTTGGGGGGTTATGATCGTCATTGCTATCGGCATGGTTATCTATTTCCGAAAAAAGAAATGGCTATAA
- a CDS encoding pyrimidine dimer DNA glycosylase/endonuclease V — protein MRLWSLHPQYLDAKGLVALWREGLLAKAVLEGKTRGYTAHPQLIRFKKQERPLDAINVYLQAVLQEAQRRGYHFDSSKIDLKATHPKIPVTSGQLAYEWKHLLGKLKVRAPERFQKLKALDGLEPHPLFVKVKGPVEPWEVVK, from the coding sequence ATGAGGCTCTGGTCTCTTCACCCGCAATACTTAGATGCTAAGGGTTTAGTTGCCCTTTGGCGGGAAGGTTTGTTGGCTAAGGCCGTTCTTGAAGGGAAGACAAGAGGCTATACTGCCCACCCACAGCTCATACGATTTAAAAAGCAGGAGAGGCCGCTGGATGCCATCAATGTGTATCTGCAGGCAGTCCTTCAAGAAGCTCAAAGACGAGGTTATCACTTTGATTCGAGCAAGATCGACCTGAAGGCCACACATCCGAAGATTCCGGTAACCAGCGGTCAGCTCGCCTATGAATGGAAACACTTGCTCGGCAAGCTGAAGGTGCGAGCTCCTGAGAGATTTCAAAAACTGAAAGCCCTGGACGGGCTGGAGCCGCACCCTCTGTTTGTAAAGGTGAAAGGCCCCGTTGAGCCCTGGGAAGTGGTGAAATGA
- a CDS encoding class I SAM-dependent methyltransferase: protein MPKIEPFEKFTERYEDWFERHRYVYLSELEAIRKLLPKEGEGAEIGVGTGRFAAPLGIKLGVEPSKGMAEIAREKGIEVIEGVAESLPFPDESLDYLLMVTTICFVDDPEKALREAYRVLKHGGALIIGFVDRNSPIGQEYERNKEKSVFYREARFFSTDELLELLGKVGFRKFEMIQTLFHKLDEIKEVEPVKPGYGKGSFVVIKVFKGSHS from the coding sequence ATGCCAAAAATCGAACCCTTTGAGAAGTTCACGGAGAGATATGAGGATTGGTTTGAGAGGCATCGCTATGTCTACCTTTCGGAGCTTGAAGCTATCAGAAAACTCCTACCAAAAGAAGGAGAGGGGGCAGAGATAGGTGTCGGAACCGGCCGCTTTGCGGCACCGCTCGGGATAAAACTTGGGGTTGAGCCGTCCAAGGGAATGGCCGAGATAGCCCGAGAGAAGGGCATAGAGGTCATCGAGGGGGTTGCCGAAAGCCTCCCCTTCCCGGATGAAAGCCTCGACTACCTCCTGATGGTTACAACCATCTGCTTCGTTGACGACCCTGAAAAGGCTTTACGCGAGGCATACCGCGTCCTAAAACATGGAGGGGCACTCATAATAGGCTTTGTTGACAGGAACAGTCCAATCGGGCAGGAATACGAGCGAAACAAAGAAAAAAGCGTTTTCTACCGCGAGGCGAGGTTCTTCTCCACGGATGAACTCTTAGAACTGCTCGGGAAAGTCGGCTTCAGGAAGTTTGAGATGATCCAGACCCTCTTCCACAAGCTTGACGAGATCAAAGAAGTCGAACCCGTCAAGCCGGGCTACGGCAAGGGAAGCTTTGTGGTAATAAAGGTCTTCAAGGGGTCACACTCCTGA